From the genome of Geminocystis herdmanii PCC 6308, one region includes:
- a CDS encoding tetratricopeptide repeat protein, translating into MTLQPLQAQIIYSDHTIVSSLTKRAINQTSDDNAEILFEQGVNQGETGNYSLAVALFSQVISLSPLSPEAYYNRGLSFERLGKSDQAIDDYNETLRLDNLYIPAYINRGNLYSQQGNHQKAVMDFTRAIEVDPNRYKAYYNRANSYFQLAHYSQAIADYDNVLILQPDYIDAIYNRGLTYYQLGKLDEARKDLFQAAQQYLNKRDRHNYLEALDRITELNL; encoded by the coding sequence ATGACACTCCAACCTTTACAGGCTCAAATTATTTACTCTGATCATACGATCGTTTCTTCCCTCACGAAAAGGGCAATTAATCAAACTTCTGATGATAATGCAGAAATTTTATTTGAACAGGGAGTTAATCAAGGGGAAACTGGTAATTATTCCTTAGCAGTGGCATTATTTTCTCAAGTAATCAGTTTAAGTCCTCTTTCTCCTGAAGCCTATTATAATCGTGGTTTGTCTTTTGAACGTTTAGGTAAATCTGATCAGGCGATCGACGACTATAATGAAACTTTACGGTTAGATAATTTATATATTCCAGCCTATATCAATCGAGGAAATCTTTATAGTCAACAAGGTAATCATCAAAAAGCGGTAATGGATTTTACTCGTGCGATCGAAGTTGATCCTAATCGTTATAAGGCTTACTATAACAGAGCCAATAGTTATTTTCAATTAGCCCACTATTCCCAAGCGATCGCAGATTATGATAATGTTTTAATTTTACAACCCGATTATATTGATGCCATTTACAATCGAGGCTTAACTTATTATCAATTAGGTAAATTGGATGAAGCCAGAAAAGATTTATTTCAAGCCGCCCAACAATACCTTAATAAGCGCGATCGGCATAATTATTTAGAAGCATTAGATCGCATCACCGAATTAAACCTGTAG
- a CDS encoding LemA family protein, whose protein sequence is MSQHQEPKIPDSIANEVLQKASELYAQSNTQGYSLTELQEIGEKVEIPAEIMSEALNQVREKHRQLQIIKEKKEQQLKIIKLSSFILGILITMATIFSYNILNSQREEVKARWAQVENQLQRKADLIPTLINLTQAQANQENQLILLLENARQEYLKADNFQEKLVSTERINEAINQFNQYALNNHNLASSQVFINLQYEIAGTENRIATERMRYNQSVQRYNQSVRSFPLSIIANLTNFQEESFFQANI, encoded by the coding sequence ATGAGTCAACATCAAGAGCCTAAAATTCCTGACAGTATTGCGAATGAAGTTCTGCAAAAGGCTTCAGAATTATATGCTCAAAGCAATACTCAAGGATATTCTTTAACGGAATTACAAGAAATAGGTGAAAAGGTAGAAATTCCTGCCGAAATTATGTCTGAAGCCTTGAATCAGGTAAGAGAAAAACATCGTCAACTGCAAATTATTAAGGAAAAAAAAGAACAACAATTAAAAATTATTAAACTTAGTAGTTTTATTCTGGGTATATTAATTACTATGGCAACGATTTTTAGTTATAACATCCTTAATAGTCAAAGGGAAGAAGTTAAGGCAAGATGGGCTCAAGTAGAAAATCAATTACAAAGAAAAGCTGATTTAATTCCTACTTTAATTAATTTAACTCAAGCTCAGGCTAATCAAGAAAACCAACTTATTTTATTATTAGAAAATGCTCGTCAAGAATATTTAAAAGCTGATAATTTTCAGGAAAAATTAGTTTCTACTGAAAGGATTAATGAGGCTATTAATCAGTTTAATCAATATGCTTTAAATAATCACAATTTAGCATCTTCTCAGGTTTTTATTAATCTACAATATGAAATTGCTGGAACTGAAAATAGAATCGCAACAGAAAGAATGCGCTACAATCAATCGGTACAAAGATATAATCAAAGTGTTCGATCGTTTCCTTTATCAATTATCGCTAATTTAACTAATTTTCAAGAAGAATCTTTTTTTCAAGCTAACATATAA
- a CDS encoding transposase, protein MKYNPDYHHRRSIRLPNYDYSQSGIYFVTICTAKKQHLFGEIRDGKMFLNQIGNIVAEEWLNTEKIRKEVVLDEWIIMPNHFHGLVAITHEKINNISDVNHIRGANLAPLRRKPRSLSSLVGGFKSAVTKRIKQICNETTVCVWQKNYYESIIRSEEHLNNVRKYIINNPQKWDDDPENNKNHPQELLIDLPF, encoded by the coding sequence ATGAAATATAATCCCGATTATCATCATCGTCGATCGATTCGGTTGCCAAATTACGATTATTCACAATCGGGCATATATTTTGTGACAATTTGCACGGCGAAAAAACAACATTTATTCGGCGAAATTCGGGATGGTAAAATGTTTCTGAATCAAATCGGTAATATTGTTGCGGAAGAATGGCTTAATACAGAAAAAATACGAAAAGAAGTTGTTTTGGATGAATGGATAATTATGCCGAATCATTTTCATGGATTGGTGGCGATTACCCATGAGAAGATAAATAATATTTCGGATGTAAACCATATTCGGGGTGCAAACCTTGCACCCCTACGGAGGAAACCTCGATCGCTTTCGTCATTGGTTGGGGGGTTTAAATCGGCGGTGACGAAACGGATTAAACAAATTTGTAATGAAACAACGGTGTGTGTTTGGCAAAAAAATTATTATGAATCAATCATCAGAAGCGAAGAACATTTAAATAATGTTCGGAAATACATTATCAATAATCCGCAAAAATGGGATGATGATCCTGAAAATAACAAAAATCATCCCCAAGAATTATTGATTGATTTGCCATTTTAA
- the fba gene encoding class II fructose-bisphosphate aldolase (catalyzes the reversible aldol condensation of dihydroxyacetonephosphate and glyceraldehyde 3-phosphate in the Calvin cycle, glycolysis, and/or gluconeogenesis), giving the protein MALVPMRLLLDHAAENGYGIPAFNVNNLEQILSIMQAAHETDSPVILQASRGARTYAGENFLRHLILAAAETYPHIPIAMHQDHGNSPATCYSAIRNGFTSVMMDGSLQTDAKTPATFEYNVNVTAEVVKVAHSVGASVEGELGCLGSLETGMGEAEDGHGFEGKLDHSQLLTDPDEAVEFVERTQVDALAVAIGTSHGAYKFTRKPTGEILAISRIEEIHAKLPNTHLVMHGSSSVPQEWLDMINQYGGNIPETYGVPVEEIQKGIKSGVRKVNIDTDNRLAITAAIREAAMKDPSNFDPRHFLKPSIKYMKQVCLERYQQFWTAGNASKIKQVSLDDFAAKYAKGELSATIKKAVAV; this is encoded by the coding sequence ATGGCTTTAGTTCCCATGAGGCTATTGTTAGATCACGCAGCCGAAAATGGTTATGGTATTCCTGCGTTTAACGTTAACAACTTAGAGCAGATTCTCTCCATTATGCAAGCCGCTCACGAAACCGATAGCCCCGTAATTTTACAGGCTTCTCGTGGTGCTCGTACCTATGCTGGAGAAAACTTCCTTCGTCACCTCATCTTAGCCGCAGCTGAAACCTACCCTCATATTCCTATTGCTATGCACCAAGATCATGGTAATAGCCCCGCCACTTGTTATTCTGCTATCCGTAACGGTTTTACTAGCGTTATGATGGATGGCTCATTACAAACTGATGCGAAAACTCCTGCTACTTTTGAATATAACGTTAACGTTACTGCTGAAGTAGTTAAAGTTGCTCACTCCGTAGGTGCGAGTGTTGAAGGTGAATTAGGCTGTTTAGGTTCTCTTGAAACTGGTATGGGTGAAGCGGAAGACGGCCACGGTTTTGAAGGTAAATTAGATCATTCTCAGCTTTTAACTGATCCTGATGAAGCCGTTGAATTTGTAGAACGTACTCAAGTTGACGCTTTAGCAGTTGCCATCGGAACCAGCCATGGAGCTTACAAATTTACCCGTAAACCTACTGGTGAAATCCTTGCCATTAGCCGTATTGAAGAAATCCACGCTAAATTACCTAATACTCACTTGGTAATGCACGGCTCTTCGTCTGTACCTCAAGAATGGTTAGACATGATCAACCAATATGGAGGAAATATTCCCGAAACCTATGGCGTACCTGTAGAAGAAATCCAAAAAGGAATCAAGAGCGGTGTTCGTAAAGTAAATATCGACACTGACAACCGTTTAGCTATTACAGCAGCTATCCGTGAAGCGGCAATGAAAGACCCTTCTAACTTCGATCCTCGTCACTTCTTGAAACCCTCTATCAAATACATGAAACAAGTTTGTTTAGAGCGTTATCAACAATTCTGGACTGCTGGAAATGCAAGTAAAATCAAACAAGTAAGTCTCGATGATTTTGCGGCTAAATATGCTAAAGGTGAATTAAGTGCAACTATCAAAAAAGCCGTAGCTGTATAA
- a CDS encoding TPM domain-containing protein encodes MMKIKIAYQKFFLGILLCLSIFIFPLISHALTPQEVPNPQHNYNGWVSDMANILSEKTKQQLNREISELEAKNGTEIAIVTVTTTQPSPTPKQFTTELFNHWGIGKKGVDNGILFLVSIQDRRVEIETGYGIESILPDAKVGNIINQKITPEFKKGNFDKGILDGTKALIQAVNLADEFDSSYLADYNNNNLLIVMFVSGLGSSFLLNKERKKLTIPIYVEKGEIIYLESNKKYPTSWLFTIMNFIFCLVFSFLVNFFILQGLLQSSIYLNLNNFLENFTRYPNSSLLITFHLLIIIWAIFLFFFMEHFEALIEDKAKQIKFLKPISFLIFSIVFIFINVILGTIFYFAKPVNVLENIHNFLLFASFCLSLLTIIPLLKLVNLLIFNGSYRAKSLFILLSFTISFAINWLFFYGIINHIAHYFFLSLIILSLIYFIMGEFILVDESEKYIRINEGKKLGIKILWIMGISLSIIFSIAILLMIITGTKENIIPRVSYLFSYVKNLTIDLFVLLLNNSSLKPLLVQNNLLGLFLTFLSAIMAIFSTNIYLYFILQKNPLDYSKAPRYYCSKSRSPMEYVKPSILTSLLTPAQQVAQKIGSVEFEGWKFPLSTDYQQQNLYIRAYTSNNSRFQYCPHCHELTMIKTTKVTRQATTNNTGIELINSRCQCCDYVQEIERIIPMVVYVASDSYSDGGSSSNGGGSFGGGDSGGGGAGGDW; translated from the coding sequence ATGATGAAAATAAAAATTGCTTATCAAAAGTTTTTTTTGGGGATTTTACTTTGTTTATCTATCTTTATTTTTCCTTTAATTAGTCATGCTTTAACACCTCAAGAAGTGCCAAATCCTCAACACAATTATAACGGTTGGGTAAGCGATATGGCAAATATTTTAAGTGAAAAAACCAAACAGCAACTCAACCGAGAAATAAGTGAATTAGAAGCTAAAAATGGGACTGAAATTGCGATTGTGACAGTCACAACAACCCAACCTTCTCCTACACCAAAGCAATTTACTACGGAGTTATTTAATCATTGGGGTATTGGCAAAAAAGGTGTGGACAATGGTATTTTGTTTTTGGTATCTATACAAGATAGAAGGGTAGAAATTGAAACGGGTTATGGTATCGAAAGCATTTTACCCGATGCCAAAGTGGGTAATATTATTAATCAAAAAATTACCCCTGAATTTAAAAAAGGTAATTTTGATAAAGGTATTTTAGATGGTACAAAAGCCTTAATTCAAGCGGTTAATTTAGCTGATGAATTCGACAGTAGTTATCTTGCAGACTACAATAACAATAATTTACTTATTGTAATGTTTGTTTCAGGATTAGGAAGTAGTTTTTTACTTAATAAAGAGAGAAAAAAGTTAACTATCCCAATTTATGTTGAAAAGGGAGAAATTATTTACCTAGAAAGCAATAAAAAATATCCTACTTCATGGCTTTTTACCATCATGAATTTTATTTTTTGTTTGGTATTTTCTTTTCTTGTTAACTTTTTTATTCTTCAAGGCTTATTACAATCATCAATTTATCTTAATCTCAATAATTTTCTGGAAAATTTTACTCGGTATCCCAATTCATCTTTACTAATTACTTTTCATTTATTAATCATTATTTGGGCAATATTTTTATTCTTTTTTATGGAACATTTTGAGGCGTTAATTGAAGACAAAGCAAAACAAATTAAATTTCTTAAACCCATTAGTTTTTTAATATTTTCGATCGTATTTATCTTTATCAATGTTATTCTTGGTACAATATTTTATTTTGCAAAACCTGTTAATGTATTAGAAAATATCCATAACTTTTTATTATTCGCTAGTTTTTGCCTTTCTTTGTTAACAATTATTCCATTATTGAAGTTAGTTAATTTATTAATCTTTAATGGTAGTTATCGAGCTAAAAGTCTTTTTATCCTCTTGAGTTTTACCATAAGTTTTGCTATAAACTGGTTATTTTTCTACGGGATTATTAATCATATTGCTCACTATTTTTTCCTTAGTTTAATTATACTCTCATTAATTTATTTCATTATGGGGGAATTTATTTTAGTTGATGAATCCGAAAAATACATAAGAATTAATGAGGGAAAAAAGTTAGGAATAAAAATCCTGTGGATAATGGGTATTAGTTTAAGCATTATTTTCAGTATTGCTATTTTATTAATGATCATCACAGGTACTAAAGAAAATATAATTCCTCGTGTATCATATCTCTTTTCTTATGTCAAAAACTTGACGATCGATTTATTTGTTTTATTATTAAATAATAGCTCTCTCAAACCTTTATTAGTACAGAATAATTTATTAGGTTTATTTTTAACTTTTTTGTCAGCAATTATGGCTATATTTAGTACTAATATTTACTTATATTTTATTTTACAAAAAAATCCTCTCGACTATAGTAAAGCACCTAGATATTATTGTAGTAAATCTCGATCGCCGATGGAATATGTTAAGCCCTCGATTTTAACTTCTTTGTTAACTCCCGCCCAACAAGTAGCCCAAAAAATTGGTAGTGTAGAATTTGAGGGGTGGAAATTTCCTTTAAGTACAGATTATCAGCAACAAAATTTATATATTCGTGCTTATACTAGCAATAATTCTCGTTTTCAATATTGCCCTCATTGTCATGAGTTAACCATGATTAAAACTACTAAAGTTACCCGTCAAGCTACAACAAATAATACAGGTATTGAATTAATTAATTCTCGTTGTCAATGTTGTGATTATGTACAGGAAATAGAAAGAATAATTCCGATGGTGGTTTATGTTGCCAGTGATAGCTATAGCGATGGTGGTAGTAGTAGCAATGGTGGTGGAAGTTTTGGCGGAGGTGACAGTGGCGGAGGAGGTGCAGGAGGTGATTGGTAG
- a CDS encoding fimbria/pilus outer membrane usher protein yields MYWNLLITLNSSIPLASSSLLEISQNTEQEITPQPETPTVNENTDEIFERVFKRPKPTGVQRVIVPFYINDLEQGQIIIFVSLGGSSNLQITGDTFLKKMAQYARPDIQSRLEGLVDQSGNLTLSALQSTGIDANFNERSLELRVEIPPNLRKTIVYGSGNARIPKEAANALRPSNLSAFINLRGNQFYAWDGTSSSNLGRQPFNLGLDGAINYQGWVLEGSGSFTEKSDTPLTRADIRLVKDDPERGIRYIMGDLFSSTRGYQSFVPMAGIGVIRNFSLQPYLSTLPTGQFEFFLERPSRVEIYVNGLLRQTLQLPAGPQDIRNFSLNTGLNNVTLQITDNTGQTRNLSFALPLASDLLDVGLQQFAFALGIPSYSQNSTRSYDSSKPIVGGFYRQGITPTLTLGGYLQLAGVQQVIGTEGTLATSLGNLGWDMALSSNPIGFDHAFRLRYQYLALGGSQAKLPTFGFEVEYLGPYFQRFGNLSIGNPLNLFSESTNNVAWNFGFNYGQTLFNGFGINLNLGYQIGSLNQPNAYRAALGINQNLGNGFQLNLTMNNRQEQSGRKETQFLFNLLRTSSQQSFTFRNDLNSQREQISEITWNKRSPVPYNSINTSIGLRNNPSPSYVGARLGLDYRGFFGTMNLNHDYDQSRQGTSFSFGTAFVYADGRFGWTRPVNDSFVMVARNDNFADQLVGVNPNLYGYVAQTSIFGSAIVPDLSSYTVTTIRVDAPNMPLGYDLGKTIFSLLPSYKSGTVIVVGTEATVFLRGVLQNSAGEPIALQAGQVTSLSDSNWTPVTLFTNRVGKFALLGLKPGRYELKLFTEPVRSTIFEIPADKTGIYDLGNLIIP; encoded by the coding sequence ATGTATTGGAATCTGTTAATTACTTTAAATTCATCAATTCCCCTTGCCTCCTCATCCTTACTAGAAATATCTCAAAATACAGAGCAGGAAATAACCCCCCAACCAGAAACCCCTACAGTAAACGAAAATACTGATGAAATTTTTGAGAGAGTGTTTAAACGTCCTAAGCCAACAGGAGTGCAACGGGTTATCGTCCCTTTTTATATTAATGATTTAGAGCAAGGACAAATTATAATTTTTGTTTCTTTAGGTGGTAGTAGTAATCTACAAATTACAGGAGATACTTTCTTAAAAAAGATGGCACAATATGCTCGTCCAGATATTCAAAGCCGTCTCGAAGGTTTAGTAGATCAAAGTGGTAATTTAACCCTTTCGGCATTACAATCCACAGGAATCGATGCTAATTTTAATGAACGATCGTTAGAATTACGAGTAGAAATCCCTCCAAATCTCCGTAAAACCATTGTTTATGGATCAGGCAATGCTCGTATTCCCAAAGAAGCCGCTAATGCTCTCAGACCAAGTAATCTTAGTGCGTTTATTAATTTAAGAGGAAATCAATTTTATGCTTGGGATGGTACAAGTAGCTCAAATTTAGGGCGACAACCTTTTAACCTAGGATTAGATGGAGCAATTAATTATCAAGGATGGGTTTTAGAAGGCAGTGGTAGCTTTACCGAAAAAAGTGATACACCCTTAACTAGAGCCGATATTCGCCTAGTGAAAGACGATCCAGAGCGTGGTATTCGTTACATCATGGGGGATTTATTTAGTTCAACACGAGGTTATCAAAGTTTTGTACCCATGGCAGGAATTGGAGTTATTCGCAATTTTTCCCTACAACCTTATTTATCCACTTTACCCACAGGACAATTTGAGTTTTTTTTAGAACGTCCTTCACGGGTAGAAATATACGTCAATGGCTTACTGCGACAGACTTTGCAACTTCCAGCAGGTCCTCAAGATATTCGTAATTTCTCCCTTAATACAGGTTTGAACAATGTCACCTTACAGATTACTGACAATACAGGACAAACTCGTAATCTTTCTTTTGCCCTTCCCCTCGCTTCCGATTTATTAGACGTAGGTTTACAACAATTTGCTTTCGCTTTAGGTATTCCTTCCTATAGTCAAAACAGCACCCGAAGTTATGATAGCAGTAAACCAATTGTAGGCGGTTTCTATCGACAGGGCATCACCCCGACTCTTACTCTAGGAGGTTATCTGCAACTAGCAGGAGTGCAACAAGTTATCGGCACTGAAGGAACTTTAGCCACTTCTTTAGGTAATCTTGGTTGGGATATGGCGTTAAGCAGTAACCCCATAGGTTTTGATCATGCTTTTCGATTACGTTATCAATATTTAGCATTAGGAGGCAGTCAAGCAAAATTACCAACTTTTGGCTTTGAAGTAGAATATTTAGGTCCTTATTTTCAACGTTTTGGCAATCTGAGTATTGGCAATCCTTTAAATCTTTTTAGCGAGTCAACTAATAATGTAGCGTGGAATTTTGGTTTTAATTATGGTCAAACTTTATTTAATGGTTTCGGTATTAATCTTAATTTAGGTTATCAAATAGGTAGTTTAAATCAACCGAATGCTTATCGTGCCGCATTAGGTATTAATCAGAATTTGGGTAATGGTTTTCAGTTAAATCTTACTATGAATAATCGTCAAGAACAATCAGGCAGAAAAGAAACGCAATTTTTATTTAACTTATTACGAACCTCATCACAACAATCTTTTACTTTTAGAAACGACTTGAATAGTCAAAGAGAACAAATCAGTGAAATAACATGGAACAAAAGAAGTCCTGTACCTTATAACAGTATTAACACAAGCATTGGCTTAAGAAATAATCCCTCGCCGAGTTATGTGGGGGCAAGATTAGGGCTAGATTATCGAGGTTTTTTTGGTACGATGAATCTTAATCACGATTATGATCAATCTCGTCAAGGCACAAGTTTTAGTTTTGGTACGGCTTTTGTTTATGCGGATGGGCGTTTTGGTTGGACTCGCCCTGTTAATGATAGTTTTGTGATGGTGGCGCGTAATGATAATTTTGCTGATCAATTGGTGGGAGTTAATCCTAATTTATATGGTTATGTGGCTCAAACCAGCATTTTTGGTTCTGCGATCGTACCTGATTTAAGTTCTTATACGGTGACAACTATTCGAGTGGATGCTCCGAATATGCCTTTGGGTTATGATTTGGGCAAAACAATTTTTAGTCTTTTACCTAGTTATAAAAGTGGTACTGTAATTGTTGTCGGCACTGAAGCAACGGTTTTTTTAAGGGGAGTATTGCAAAATAGTGCAGGGGAGCCGATCGCACTACAAGCGGGACAAGTAACATCTTTATCTGACAGTAATTGGACTCCTGTGACTCTGTTTACTAATAGAGTAGGTAAATTTGCTTTACTGGGATTAAAACCCGGACGTTACGAACTAAAATTGTTTACAGAACCAGTTCGATCGACCATTTTTGAAATTCCTGCGGATAAAACAGGTATTTATGACTTAGGAAATTTAATAATTCCCTAA
- a CDS encoding pseudouridine synthase produces MSYSYILFYKPYNVLCQFTDDSLHSNQRETLKNYIEIPNIYSVGRLDLDSEGLLLLTDNNRVKHRLCEPSFAHPRTYWSQVENIPSPQALRQLQQGVIIQGKKTKKARANLLINEPELPPRNPPIRYRREIPTAWIELQLTEGRNRQVRRMTASVGHPTLRLIRVKMGINSHLELTLTGLSPGQWRKLTDLEQKILEKL; encoded by the coding sequence ATGAGTTATAGTTATATTTTATTTTATAAGCCTTATAATGTTCTATGTCAGTTTACTGATGATAGTCTTCATAGTAATCAAAGAGAAACTCTAAAAAATTATATTGAGATACCTAATATTTATTCTGTGGGTAGATTAGATTTGGACAGTGAAGGTTTATTGTTATTAACCGATAATAATAGAGTAAAACATCGTCTTTGTGAACCAAGTTTTGCTCATCCGCGCACTTATTGGAGTCAAGTAGAGAATATCCCCTCTCCTCAAGCCTTGCGTCAATTGCAACAAGGAGTGATAATTCAAGGTAAAAAAACGAAAAAAGCTAGAGCAAATTTACTAATCAATGAACCAGAATTGCCTCCTCGTAATCCGCCGATTCGGTATCGCAGAGAAATTCCGACAGCATGGATTGAACTACAGTTAACAGAAGGACGTAATCGTCAAGTGAGAAGAATGACGGCATCGGTTGGACATCCTACGTTAAGATTAATTAGGGTAAAAATGGGGATAAATTCTCATCTGGAATTAACTTTAACAGGATTATCCCCCGGACAATGGCGAAAATTGACAGATTTAGAACAAAAAATCCTCGAAAAATTATAA
- a CDS encoding MBL fold metallo-hydrolase: protein MIKRQEISSIPPIPLSCYPFGVGNYTEGVAILLNIGNYRILIDCGIGDLNSLLVNNQPPADWVFCSHAHQDHARSLLYLRKKFPKLPIYSSDVTAKLLPLNWLQEENINSLPIAQVLPWRSTISLQSDLTVELYPAGHLPGAACFLFQYTYGGRVYKIFYTGDFCLSNLQLVEGLSLDSLRGLNPDVLIIEGSYGTARHPHRRQQEKHLMARIKTALNSKFNVILPVPTFGLGQEMLKLLRSHHEFTGINLDIWVDGDLPQACDLYLELIDYFPPNVQNFAKHQPLFWDDKIKPRMRRVTEEIPRHDLTTSSSIVLTDKLEHLEAYCVKSQEKWLVLVPEQSKINHSSIFKEFSRKINPQNIIIENYLLAEHSDGRNTTQLIHNLRPQHIVFIHGSPNYLSDLTSLEELQNRYQLHSPSVGVKVDLPIGAKFLQPKVNPQTNYEGELNETGAYITITLPEQITRDVRWQNFGDTGLVEARWQGEELVLRGLSQRELLQQNNLLRRQINPESCGNCLYYQEEYCNNNNSPLHRLKVPTDGYCPLFEGII, encoded by the coding sequence ATGATTAAGCGGCAAGAAATATCTTCAATACCGCCAATACCTCTTTCCTGTTATCCCTTCGGTGTGGGTAATTATACGGAAGGGGTTGCCATCTTACTCAACATTGGCAATTATCGCATTTTAATTGATTGTGGTATCGGTGATCTTAATTCTTTATTGGTGAATAATCAACCTCCTGCAGATTGGGTTTTTTGTAGCCATGCCCATCAAGATCATGCTCGTAGCTTATTGTATCTTCGTAAAAAATTTCCCAAGTTACCCATCTACAGTAGTGATGTCACGGCAAAGTTATTGCCTCTAAATTGGTTACAAGAAGAAAATATCAACTCCCTTCCCATTGCTCAAGTTTTGCCTTGGCGATCGACTATTAGTTTACAATCAGACTTAACCGTAGAATTATATCCAGCGGGTCATTTACCCGGAGCGGCTTGTTTTCTGTTTCAATATACTTATGGTGGGCGAGTTTATAAAATTTTTTACACAGGGGATTTTTGTCTCTCCAATTTACAACTGGTGGAGGGTTTATCTTTAGATAGTCTGCGAGGCTTAAATCCCGATGTGCTGATAATTGAAGGTAGTTACGGCACAGCGAGACATCCCCATCGCCGTCAACAGGAAAAGCATTTGATGGCAAGAATCAAAACTGCTTTAAATAGTAAATTTAATGTAATTTTACCAGTACCTACTTTTGGTTTAGGACAAGAAATGTTAAAATTGCTTCGATCGCACCATGAATTTACAGGCATAAACCTAGATATATGGGTAGATGGAGACTTACCCCAAGCCTGTGACTTATACTTAGAACTAATAGACTACTTTCCCCCCAATGTCCAGAATTTTGCCAAACATCAACCCCTATTTTGGGATGACAAAATTAAACCGAGAATGCGCCGAGTCACCGAAGAAATACCTCGTCATGATTTAACCACTTCTTCTAGTATCGTCTTAACCGATAAATTAGAGCATTTAGAAGCCTATTGTGTCAAAAGTCAAGAAAAATGGTTAGTATTAGTACCTGAACAATCAAAAATAAATCATAGCTCTATATTTAAAGAATTTTCTCGTAAGATTAACCCTCAAAATATTATCATCGAAAACTATCTTTTAGCAGAACATAGTGACGGAAGAAACACAACTCAACTTATTCACAATTTACGACCTCAACATATTGTATTCATTCATGGTTCACCCAATTATTTAAGCGACTTAACCAGTTTAGAAGAATTACAAAATCGTTATCAATTACATTCACCTTCCGTAGGAGTAAAGGTAGATTTACCCATTGGAGCGAAGTTTTTACAACCAAAAGTCAACCCTCAAACTAACTATGAAGGGGAGTTAAATGAAACGGGGGCATATATTACTATTACTTTACCAGAACAGATCACTAGAGATGTGCGTTGGCAAAATTTCGGTGATACGGGATTAGTAGAGGCACGTTGGCAAGGAGAAGAATTAGTGTTAAGAGGATTATCTCAACGGGAATTGTTACAACAAAATAACCTCTTGCGCCGTCAAATCAACCCCGAATCTTGCGGTAATTGTCTTTATTATCAAGAAGAATATTGTAATAATAATAACTCTCCCCTTCATCGTTTAAAAGTACCCACTGATGGCTATTGTCCACTTTTTGAGGGAATTATTTAA
- the psb27 gene encoding photosystem II protein Psb27: MIKSVLSKILVLVLVVTISFVGYIDTASANLTGKYADDTLTVLETLTTAIALPDDTDMETKKATQKEAKQQINDYISRYRKNSNYSGLKSFTTMQTAVNSLAGYYTSYGNRPLPDKLKTRLNQEFKQVEFALKKGY, from the coding sequence ATGATTAAGTCTGTACTATCAAAAATTCTTGTTTTAGTTTTAGTTGTTACCATTAGTTTTGTCGGTTATATAGATACCGCCTCCGCTAATTTAACAGGTAAATATGCCGATGATACCTTAACGGTATTAGAAACATTAACTACTGCGATCGCACTTCCTGATGATACCGATATGGAAACCAAAAAAGCCACTCAAAAAGAAGCAAAACAACAAATCAATGACTATATTTCTCGCTATCGCAAAAATAGTAATTACAGTGGTTTAAAATCTTTTACTACTATGCAAACCGCCGTTAATTCTTTAGCAGGTTATTATACTTCTTATGGTAATCGCCCTTTACCTGATAAACTAAAAACCCGTTTAAATCAAGAGTTTAAACAAGTAGAATTTGCTCTCAAAAAAGGCTATTAA